From Nicotiana tabacum cultivar K326 chromosome 20, ASM71507v2, whole genome shotgun sequence, one genomic window encodes:
- the LOC142174365 gene encoding uncharacterized protein LOC142174365 has protein sequence MGPFVSSCGMKYILLAVDYVSKWVEAISLPNNKARSVTTFLKKNMFTRFGTPRAILSDGGSHFCNKAFTGLLEKYGIKNKVAIPYHPQSSGQVEVSNREIKSILAKTVNANRTD, from the coding sequence atgggtccatttgtaaGCTCTTGCGGGATGAAATATATTTTGTTGGCTGTggactatgtgtccaaatgggttgaagcgatTTCCTTACCAAACAACAAGGCAAGGAGTGTGACCAcattcttgaagaaaaacatGTTCACTCGAtttggcactcctagagccaTTCTTAGTGATGGAGGATCTCACTTCTGTAACAAGGCTTTCACGGGATTACTTGAGAAATATGGCATCAAGAACAAGGTGGCTATACCTTATCATCCGCaatcaagtggtcaagttgaggtttccaacagggagataaagagcattCTAGCAAAAACTgttaatgcaaataggaccgactag